Proteins from a single region of Caloramator sp. E03:
- a CDS encoding tetratricopeptide repeat protein yields the protein MLEKYIIKFINENDINYAKKLIEKNFKDNYKLYNYYMGLCCCCEKKYFSAIYHFKEAIKNGLINAVIYYNLGTAYLETDNYKLAVECFLNCIELDSKFINSYINLAYIYYINKDFKTAYRIIKLCLSYSEDVKIKDIEKKLLSLICYS from the coding sequence ATGTTAGAAAAATATATAATTAAATTTATAAATGAAAATGATATTAATTATGCCAAAAAGTTAATAGAAAAAAATTTTAAAGATAATTATAAGCTCTATAATTACTATATGGGTCTTTGTTGCTGTTGTGAAAAAAAGTATTTTTCTGCGATTTATCATTTTAAAGAAGCTATAAAAAATGGACTTATAAATGCAGTAATATATTATAATCTTGGAACTGCGTACCTTGAAACTGATAATTATAAATTAGCAGTAGAGTGCTTTTTAAATTGTATTGAACTTGATTCTAAATTTATAAATAGCTACATAAACCTTGCATATATATACTACATAAACAAAGATTTTAAAACAGCATATAGAATTATAAAACTTTGTTTATCCTATAGTGAAGATGTTAAAATTAAAGATATTGAAAAAAAGCTATTAAGTCTGATATGCTATTCATAG
- the trpS gene encoding tryptophan--tRNA ligase, with amino-acid sequence MKGRILTGDRTTGKLHLGHYFGSLQNRVKLQHEYETFIILADVQALTTHFENPGMLSENLRNVAIDYLSVGIDPEISTIFVQSLIPEIAELTIYYSMFVSVNSLRHNPTIKTEAKERGYDDLTYGFLGYPVSQAADISFCKANLVPVGEDQVPHIEMCRKIVRRFNELYAPVLVEPEALVGDVPRLVGLDGKLKMSKSYGNAIYLSESYEEIMKKVRNAVTDPNRIKKSDPGNPDICTVFSYQGIFNKEDKCNIEEMCKGGKIGCVECKRILGEKINEFISPFREKRAYYESHPKVVDEILLSGTNRAREIAKETMREVRAAMKINYFD; translated from the coding sequence ATGAAAGGAAGAATATTAACAGGTGATAGAACTACTGGAAAGCTTCATCTTGGACACTATTTTGGTAGCCTTCAAAACAGAGTAAAACTTCAACATGAATATGAAACTTTTATTATACTTGCTGATGTTCAAGCACTTACAACGCATTTTGAAAATCCGGGTATGTTATCAGAAAACCTTAGAAATGTAGCTATAGATTATCTATCGGTAGGTATAGATCCTGAGATTTCAACTATTTTTGTACAATCTTTAATTCCTGAAATTGCAGAACTTACCATATATTATTCAATGTTTGTTTCTGTAAATAGCTTAAGGCATAATCCAACTATAAAAACTGAAGCAAAAGAGAGAGGGTATGATGATTTAACTTATGGCTTCCTTGGATATCCAGTATCACAAGCTGCAGATATCAGTTTTTGCAAAGCTAACCTTGTGCCAGTTGGGGAGGACCAAGTTCCTCATATTGAAATGTGCAGAAAGATTGTTAGAAGGTTTAATGAGCTTTATGCACCTGTACTTGTTGAACCTGAAGCTTTAGTTGGAGATGTTCCAAGGCTTGTAGGGCTTGATGGAAAACTTAAGATGAGTAAAAGCTATGGTAATGCTATTTACCTTTCTGAAAGCTATGAGGAAATTATGAAAAAAGTTAGAAATGCAGTTACAGATCCAAATAGAATTAAAAAATCTGACCCCGGTAACCCAGATATTTGTACAGTTTTTTCATATCAAGGGATATTTAATAAAGAAGATAAGTGTAATATAGAAGAAATGTGCAAGGGTGGAAAGATAGGTTGTGTAGAATGTAAGAGAATACTTGGAGAAAAAATAAATGAGTTTATATCTCCTTTTAGAGAAAAAAGAGCATATTATGAATCTCATCCTAAAGTTGTAGATGAAATACTATTATCAGGGACTAACAGGGCAAGGGAAATAGCAAAAGAAACTATGCGTGAAGTTAGAGCTGCTATGAAAATAAACTATTTTGATTAA
- a CDS encoding M20 metallopeptidase family protein: MNNFLEKAKNVYDMMVTIRRSLHKYPEIDNKLYKTTELVESYLKELGIKYTKYDNNGIIADIGSKKNKIVALRADMDALEVVDLKDVPYKSQIEGYMHACGHDGHTAIQIGAAAILKEIEKELDGTVRLIFQPAEETYGGAKEMIEYGCLDKVKAIIALHVDETMSLGKIGVKKGVVCAASNPFTINVRGKGSHGAHPEDGVDSIYIAAKIIDNLQGIVSREIAAVDNAIITIGKINGGTALNAISSSVVMEGIIRTLGKDLRDYCVGRVKEIVENTAKLYRGKASFEYIEGYPSFQNDNELFNLFKDIIEKDKIAEFIEIEKPSMGVEDFAYYAQIIPALYYRLGCRNEEKGIINPAHGSYFDIDESCMIVGCAAQAAFAYKFLKE, from the coding sequence ATGAATAATTTTTTAGAAAAAGCTAAAAACGTATATGATATGATGGTTACAATAAGAAGAAGCCTTCATAAGTATCCTGAAATTGATAATAAGCTTTATAAGACTACAGAGCTTGTTGAGTCTTATTTAAAAGAACTTGGTATTAAATATACAAAATACGATAATAATGGTATTATAGCTGATATTGGTTCCAAAAAGAATAAAATAGTAGCTTTGAGAGCAGATATGGATGCCTTAGAGGTTGTTGATTTAAAAGATGTACCTTATAAATCACAAATTGAAGGATATATGCATGCCTGTGGTCATGATGGGCATACTGCAATTCAAATAGGTGCTGCAGCAATATTAAAAGAAATAGAAAAAGAACTTGATGGTACAGTTAGGCTAATATTTCAGCCAGCTGAAGAGACTTATGGAGGAGCAAAGGAAATGATAGAATATGGTTGCTTAGATAAAGTTAAAGCCATAATTGCTCTTCATGTAGATGAAACTATGAGCTTAGGTAAAATAGGAGTAAAAAAGGGAGTAGTATGTGCAGCTTCAAATCCTTTTACAATAAACGTTAGGGGAAAGGGATCCCATGGAGCTCACCCTGAAGATGGAGTTGATAGTATATATATAGCTGCAAAAATAATTGATAATCTTCAAGGTATTGTTTCAAGGGAAATTGCAGCAGTTGACAATGCTATTATAACAATAGGAAAAATTAATGGAGGTACTGCACTTAATGCTATAAGTTCAAGTGTAGTTATGGAGGGTATAATAAGAACTCTTGGAAAAGATTTAAGAGATTATTGTGTAGGAAGAGTTAAAGAGATTGTTGAAAATACTGCAAAATTGTATAGGGGGAAAGCAAGCTTTGAATATATTGAAGGTTATCCATCATTTCAAAATGATAATGAGCTGTTTAATTTATTTAAGGATATTATAGAGAAAGATAAAATTGCTGAGTTTATCGAAATTGAAAAGCCTTCTATGGGAGTAGAAGATTTTGCTTATTATGCACAAATAATTCCCGCTTTATATTACAGATTAGGATGTAGGAATGAAGAAAAGGGTATTATAAATCCAGCTCATGGAAGCTATTTTGATATCGATGAAAGTTGTATGATAGTCGGATGTGCAGCACAGGCAGCTTTTGCATATAAGTTCTTAAAAGAATAA
- a CDS encoding GNAT family N-acetyltransferase, whose protein sequence is MLTINNAKIKDIIYIKRIINNVSQNANFHSEFNSSIIKHVLKKTCFLVYENYILQCILFFHNDYEVFVIPTNKTFSFFKLLYILKNDFKNNEYKLKIKYKKLNISMYKKYYNIKIKENYLYMYLDILSKNTEIDYNNSNDLFVRKMKIGHEENIRVMLQNDIFSKVKDRIELTLNEVIYEENSSKFLKNLCFFIEYKGSPIGYGQIIKTQNSYYLVNFGIVQEFQGRGFGYYFLNEIIKSCKANGIEKLYLTVDSNNKKAINLYKKYGFEFLYGSASIILKNNN, encoded by the coding sequence ATGCTTACAATTAATAATGCTAAAATTAAAGATATAATTTATATAAAGAGGATAATTAATAATGTATCACAAAACGCGAACTTTCACAGCGAATTTAATTCAAGCATTATAAAACATGTATTAAAAAAAACTTGCTTTTTAGTTTATGAAAATTATATATTACAATGCATATTATTTTTTCATAATGATTATGAAGTTTTTGTTATTCCAACAAACAAAACTTTTTCTTTTTTTAAGTTGCTTTATATTTTAAAAAATGATTTTAAAAATAACGAGTATAAATTAAAAATAAAATATAAAAAACTAAATATAAGCATGTATAAAAAATATTATAATATAAAAATAAAAGAAAACTATTTATATATGTATTTAGATATTTTGAGTAAAAATACGGAAATAGACTATAATAATAGTAATGATTTATTTGTAAGGAAAATGAAAATAGGTCATGAGGAAAACATTAGAGTAATGTTGCAAAATGACATTTTTTCAAAGGTTAAAGATAGAATAGAATTAACGTTAAATGAAGTAATTTATGAAGAAAATAGCAGTAAGTTTCTAAAAAATTTATGTTTTTTTATTGAATATAAAGGATCACCAATAGGATATGGGCAAATTATTAAGACACAGAATAGTTATTATCTTGTGAACTTTGGAATAGTACAAGAATTTCAAGGTAGAGGTTTTGGATATTATTTTTTAAATGAAATTATAAAAAGTTGCAAAGCAAACGGAATTGAAAAGTTATATCTTACTGTAGATAGTAATAATAAAAAGGCTATAAATTTGTATAAAAAATATGGTTTTGAGTTTTTATATGGAAGTGCTTCAATTATTTTAAAAAATAATAATTAA
- a CDS encoding flagellar hook-basal body complex protein, translating to MIRGLYIAASGMITRQIQQENLSNDAANINTPGYKKDKIALKTFQDVMVENRDKIINGKGYRNPLGNLGMAVGIDEVKTDYSQGILEETNRNLDFAINGEGFFTVVDGDGNKFYTRNGRFKIDSEGYLTTMEGYKVLGLDENDNEIEISVKDLNFELSSDGTINTGDNIVKFYISNFDDKQNLIKDSSNNYTSDIEPNIVNSDVKQGYLEKSNVDATEIITDMIKIMRSYEANQKVLQQMDETLGKAINEVGSVK from the coding sequence ATGATTAGAGGTCTATATATTGCTGCTTCTGGAATGATAACAAGGCAAATACAACAGGAAAACTTAAGTAATGATGCTGCTAATATAAATACTCCCGGATATAAAAAAGATAAGATAGCTTTAAAAACATTTCAAGATGTAATGGTTGAAAATAGGGATAAGATTATAAACGGAAAAGGATATAGAAACCCTTTAGGAAATTTGGGGATGGCAGTGGGAATAGATGAAGTTAAAACTGATTATTCTCAAGGAATATTAGAAGAAACTAACAGAAATCTTGACTTTGCAATTAATGGAGAAGGTTTTTTCACTGTAGTTGATGGCGATGGAAATAAGTTTTATACAAGAAATGGAAGGTTTAAAATCGATTCAGAAGGTTATCTTACAACAATGGAAGGATATAAAGTTTTAGGATTAGATGAAAATGACAATGAAATAGAAATAAGTGTAAAGGATCTAAATTTTGAACTTTCATCAGATGGAACTATTAATACTGGTGATAATATAGTAAAGTTCTATATTAGTAATTTTGATGATAAACAAAATCTAATAAAGGATTCTTCAAATAATTATACTTCAGATATTGAACCTAATATTGTAAACTCTGATGTAAAACAAGGATATCTTGAAAAATCAAATGTTGATGCTACAGAAATAATTACAGATATGATAAAGATTATGAGAAGCTATGAGGCAAACCAAAAAGTATTACAACAAATGGATGAAACTCTTGGGAAGGCAATAAATGAGGTTGGAAGTGTTAAATAA
- a CDS encoding PLP-dependent aminotransferase family protein has protein sequence MAFRLANRMNNLKASEIRELLKLAEMPEIISFAGGMPAPELFPIKEMEFVTKKVLEDEGKFALQYGPTEGYKPLRKIIAEQRMIVSGVKVDESNILITSGSQQGLDFTGRIFLDKDDIVICESPSYLGAINAFKAYEPKFVEIPMDDDGMIMEELEKALEKYPNAKFIYTIPDFQNPTGKTLSVDRRKRMVELAEKYNIPIIEDNPYGELIYEGEVLPSIKSFDKKGLVVYLGTFSKTFCPGLRIGWVCADHEILSKYIIVKQGADLQTNSMSQREAAIFMQNYDLNEHVNKIKQVYKKRRDLMLETMEKEFPKSCTFTHPKGGLFTWVTLPEGLDAAKILEICLKENVAFVPGGSFFPNGGHANHFRLNFSNMTEEKIVEGIKRLGKVLRSL, from the coding sequence ATGGCGTTTAGACTAGCTAACAGAATGAACAATCTCAAGGCTTCTGAAATTCGTGAGCTTTTAAAACTTGCAGAAATGCCTGAGATAATTTCATTTGCAGGAGGTATGCCAGCTCCTGAACTATTCCCTATAAAGGAAATGGAATTTGTTACAAAAAAAGTACTTGAAGATGAAGGAAAATTTGCTCTTCAATATGGTCCTACTGAAGGATATAAGCCCCTAAGAAAAATAATTGCTGAACAAAGAATGATAGTTTCTGGTGTAAAAGTTGATGAAAGTAATATCCTAATCACAAGTGGCTCACAGCAAGGTCTTGACTTTACAGGAAGAATTTTTCTTGATAAAGATGATATAGTTATCTGTGAAAGTCCAAGTTACTTAGGTGCAATTAATGCATTTAAGGCTTATGAACCTAAGTTTGTTGAAATTCCAATGGACGATGATGGAATGATAATGGAGGAACTTGAAAAAGCATTAGAAAAGTATCCTAATGCTAAATTCATATACACTATACCTGATTTCCAAAATCCAACCGGTAAAACCCTTTCTGTAGATAGAAGAAAAAGAATGGTTGAACTTGCTGAGAAATATAACATTCCAATAATAGAAGATAACCCTTATGGAGAATTAATATATGAAGGTGAAGTTTTACCTTCAATTAAAAGTTTTGATAAGAAAGGCTTGGTTGTTTACCTTGGAACTTTCTCAAAAACATTCTGTCCTGGTCTTAGAATTGGTTGGGTATGTGCAGACCATGAGATACTATCAAAGTATATAATAGTAAAGCAAGGAGCAGATCTTCAAACAAACTCAATGTCACAAAGAGAAGCTGCAATATTCATGCAAAATTATGATTTAAATGAACACGTTAATAAAATAAAACAAGTATATAAGAAGAGACGAGATCTTATGCTTGAAACTATGGAAAAGGAATTTCCAAAGAGCTGTACCTTCACTCATCCTAAGGGTGGATTATTTACATGGGTTACTCTCCCTGAAGGATTAGATGCTGCTAAAATACTTGAAATATGCTTAAAAGAAAATGTTGCCTTTGTACCTGGTGGTTCCTTTTTCCCAAATGGAGGTCATGCAAATCATTTTAGGCTTAATTTTTCAAATATGACTGAGGAAAAGATAGTTGAAGGTATTAAAAGGCTTGGAAAAGTTTTAAGAAGTCTATAA
- a CDS encoding CotS family spore coat protein, protein MPSNLQSNNKINYDEYSKVKKILKHYAIEPESIEKIRNVYKIKFNNKSYCLKKVRHSNKKVIKNYHLIKYLNNNGFNNIASFILTSDGKEYVKTKKSIYYVTEWIEGRECNIYDIDELKMAIKLLAEFHLKSKGFYYKEIKIENKIKNWPLELRKRKQDLLKFKKIIEDKKVKSIFDIQYFNAIDGAIKYMDISIKMLDESKYYDLLKRAKYEKSICHDSFYYQNIIIDDIGNVYLIDFDSITYDICVYDVAKFIRRIMHKRIYSWDFNKAQELILEYSKVNPLSLEEYEIMLAFIIFPHKFWKLGIKRYHKHKKWEDEKYLKKLNRILRYIDMQDKFIEDFINYYGLNK, encoded by the coding sequence ATGCCATCAAATCTACAATCTAATAATAAAATAAATTATGATGAATATAGCAAAGTAAAAAAAATTTTAAAGCACTATGCAATAGAACCTGAAAGTATAGAAAAAATTAGAAACGTATACAAAATTAAATTCAATAATAAAAGTTATTGTTTAAAGAAAGTAAGGCATAGCAATAAAAAAGTTATAAAAAATTATCATTTAATTAAATATCTTAATAATAATGGATTTAATAATATAGCATCATTTATACTTACATCAGATGGCAAAGAATATGTTAAAACAAAAAAATCAATATATTACGTGACAGAATGGATTGAAGGTAGAGAATGCAATATATATGATATAGATGAGCTTAAAATGGCTATTAAATTGCTTGCTGAGTTCCATTTAAAATCAAAAGGTTTTTATTATAAAGAAATAAAAATAGAAAACAAGATAAAAAATTGGCCTTTAGAACTTAGAAAAAGAAAGCAAGATCTTTTAAAATTTAAAAAGATAATTGAAGATAAAAAAGTAAAAAGCATATTTGATATTCAATATTTTAATGCTATTGATGGAGCAATTAAATATATGGATATTTCAATTAAAATGCTTGATGAATCTAAATATTATGATTTACTTAAAAGAGCAAAGTACGAGAAAAGTATATGCCATGATAGTTTTTATTATCAAAATATTATAATAGATGATATTGGAAATGTATATTTAATTGATTTTGATAGTATAACCTATGATATTTGTGTTTACGATGTTGCAAAATTTATAAGAAGAATAATGCATAAAAGAATTTACTCATGGGATTTTAATAAAGCTCAAGAATTAATATTAGAATATTCAAAAGTAAATCCATTATCTTTGGAAGAATATGAAATAATGCTTGCCTTTATAATTTTTCCTCATAAGTTTTGGAAGTTAGGAATTAAAAGATATCATAAACATAAAAAGTGGGAAGATGAAAAATATTTAAAAAAGCTAAATCGAATTTTAAGATATATTGATATGCAGGATAAATTTATAGAGGACTTTATAAATTATTATGGTTTAAATAAATAA
- a CDS encoding pyridoxal phosphate-dependent aminotransferase, producing MAKLSQRILNLQASPIRKLAPLADNAKKEGKKVYHLNIGQPDIHTPEVFYEAIKNFNEPVLKYSDSHGISELIDSFIKYYKKWDIHFESDEIMVTNGGSEAILFALMGVCDYGDNVLIPEPFYTNYNGFAQIAGVNVSSFLTKAEEGFHLPPKSEIVKHINDKTRAILLSNPGNPTGVVYTKEEINLIAEIAKEYDLFIIADEVYREFVYDNLEYTSFMKVTGIEKRVILIDSISKRYSACGARIGLVASKNKELIANILKLCQSRLCTPTIEQIGAAKLIDTPQEYFFEVKKEYQKRRDVVFNALKEMPGVVCQKPTGAFYVVAKLPVKDAEDFVKWLLTDFSVNNETVMLAPAAGFYSTEGLGLDEVRISYCLKCEDLEKAMNILKAGLEEYKNTKE from the coding sequence ATGGCTAAATTATCCCAAAGAATATTAAACCTGCAGGCCTCACCAATTCGAAAGCTTGCTCCTTTAGCTGACAATGCTAAAAAAGAAGGGAAAAAAGTATATCATTTAAACATAGGACAACCAGACATACATACTCCTGAAGTTTTCTATGAAGCAATAAAAAATTTTAATGAACCAGTATTAAAATATAGTGATTCCCATGGTATATCTGAACTAATCGATAGTTTTATAAAATACTATAAAAAATGGGACATCCATTTTGAAAGTGATGAGATAATGGTAACAAATGGTGGAAGTGAAGCAATTTTATTTGCTTTAATGGGTGTTTGTGATTATGGCGACAACGTTTTAATACCCGAGCCATTTTATACTAATTACAATGGTTTTGCTCAAATCGCAGGTGTTAATGTATCCTCCTTTCTCACAAAAGCTGAAGAAGGTTTCCATTTACCACCTAAATCTGAAATTGTAAAACACATAAATGATAAAACAAGAGCAATACTTCTATCAAATCCTGGTAATCCTACTGGAGTTGTATATACAAAAGAAGAAATTAACCTTATTGCTGAAATAGCAAAAGAATATGATTTATTTATAATAGCTGATGAAGTTTATAGGGAATTTGTTTATGATAACCTTGAATACACAAGCTTTATGAAGGTTACCGGAATAGAAAAAAGAGTTATTTTAATAGATAGTATATCAAAAAGATATAGTGCTTGTGGTGCAAGGATTGGTCTTGTTGCAAGTAAAAATAAAGAGCTTATTGCAAATATTTTAAAACTTTGTCAGTCAAGACTTTGTACTCCAACTATTGAACAGATAGGTGCTGCAAAGCTTATAGATACACCCCAAGAATATTTCTTTGAAGTTAAAAAAGAATATCAAAAAAGAAGGGATGTTGTTTTCAATGCTTTAAAGGAAATGCCTGGAGTTGTATGCCAAAAGCCAACTGGTGCATTCTATGTTGTTGCTAAACTGCCAGTAAAAGATGCTGAAGACTTTGTAAAATGGTTATTAACTGATTTTTCAGTCAACAATGAAACTGTAATGCTTGCACCTGCAGCAGGTTTTTATTCTACGGAAGGCCTTGGTCTTGATGAAGTAAGAATATCTTACTGTTTAAAGTGTGAAGATTTAGAAAAGGCAATGAATATTTTAAAAGCCGGACTTGAAGAATATAAAAATACTAAAGAATAA
- a CDS encoding DUF6115 domain-containing protein translates to MIYILTLSGLIIIYVAIRKRVENKENSKNEVSSFEFFEDMNSMKEKIKELSNRVNDLENSLIILNEIIEQYVEKKDTEDEKSENNDNDIERKDLNDIIFELYDKGMSIDEICSKLMIGKGEVLLRIGLRKQKK, encoded by the coding sequence ATGATTTATATATTGACTCTTTCTGGACTGATTATTATATATGTTGCTATCAGAAAAAGAGTTGAAAATAAGGAAAACTCTAAAAATGAAGTTAGTTCATTTGAATTTTTTGAAGATATGAATTCCATGAAAGAAAAGATTAAAGAATTGTCAAACCGAGTGAATGATTTAGAAAATTCTTTGATTATTTTAAATGAAATTATTGAACAATATGTAGAGAAAAAAGATACTGAAGATGAAAAAAGCGAAAATAATGATAATGATATAGAAAGAAAAGATTTAAACGATATTATATTTGAGCTTTATGATAAAGGAATGTCTATAGATGAGATATGTTCAAAATTGATGATAGGGAAGGGGGAGGTACTATTAAGGATTGGTTTAAGAAAACAAAAAAAATAA
- a CDS encoding MerR family transcriptional regulator, translating into MGGITYTFKDVCEKTGYKASVIRYYEKEFNLNIPRDVNGRRFFTQKEFDKLIFIRQLQQQGYTNGQIKKILEDNRFEGLQEIAIAKDLTFDGNDASLLPLSQNIIKIINEKLQEINCNINELNKNISSKERDVLISENMKLKMELKQKSYEIIELKEKLKYEKERKKGFLSKIFKKDK; encoded by the coding sequence ATGGGTGGAATAACGTATACATTTAAAGATGTTTGTGAAAAAACAGGATATAAGGCTTCGGTAATTAGATATTACGAAAAGGAATTCAATCTAAATATACCAAGGGATGTTAATGGCAGAAGGTTTTTCACTCAAAAAGAATTTGATAAATTAATTTTTATTAGACAACTTCAGCAGCAAGGTTATACTAACGGTCAAATTAAAAAAATATTAGAAGATAATAGATTTGAAGGATTACAGGAAATTGCAATAGCAAAGGATTTGACCTTTGATGGCAATGACGCTTCTTTACTTCCCTTAAGTCAGAACATAATAAAGATAATTAATGAAAAATTGCAGGAGATTAATTGTAATATAAATGAACTTAATAAAAACATTAGTAGCAAAGAAAGAGATGTACTTATCAGCGAAAATATGAAATTAAAAATGGAACTAAAGCAAAAATCTTATGAAATAATTGAACTGAAGGAAAAGCTAAAATATGAGAAAGAGCGCAAGAAAGGTTTTTTATCAAAAATATTTAAAAAAGATAAATAA
- a CDS encoding S66 peptidase family protein codes for MIKPKKLKIGSKIGIIAPASPAYDKDSIERGVNILKEMGFDVVLGDSCFQRHGFLAGEDKIRVNDINKFFMDKSIDAIICLRGGYGTIRILDMIDYDVIRNNPKIFCGYSDITALHFAIFKNTKLVTFHGPMLASDISENDDFTIKKFIECVTGNIKGKAYSLNAINQKDVEGRILGGNLSLICSLLGTAYENLFKDKILFIEDIDEEPYKIDRMLYQLKLCGVFNKVKAVILGQFTNCEAEDKDKSLSFNQVIFDFFSKIQLPIYYDFLVGHEKRKITIPLNVKVRIENNKLYFMEDGVSNE; via the coding sequence TTGATAAAACCAAAGAAGTTAAAGATAGGTAGTAAAATAGGTATAATTGCTCCGGCAAGCCCTGCTTATGATAAAGATAGTATAGAAAGAGGAGTTAATATTTTAAAAGAGATGGGTTTTGATGTAGTTTTAGGAGATAGCTGCTTTCAAAGGCATGGCTTTCTTGCTGGAGAAGATAAAATACGTGTAAATGATATAAATAAATTTTTTATGGACAAGAGTATAGATGCAATAATATGCCTTAGGGGAGGCTATGGCACAATAAGAATACTTGATATGATTGATTATGATGTGATAAGAAATAATCCAAAGATATTTTGTGGTTATAGTGACATAACGGCACTACATTTTGCAATATTTAAAAATACAAAACTTGTAACATTTCATGGACCAATGTTAGCATCAGATATATCTGAAAATGATGATTTTACAATTAAAAAATTTATTGAATGCGTAACTGGCAATATCAAAGGAAAAGCTTATAGTTTAAATGCAATCAATCAAAAAGATGTTGAAGGTAGAATCTTAGGTGGAAACTTAAGTTTGATATGCTCTCTATTGGGTACTGCCTATGAAAATTTATTTAAAGATAAAATATTATTTATTGAGGATATAGATGAAGAACCATATAAAATTGACAGGATGCTCTATCAGCTCAAGTTATGTGGTGTTTTTAATAAAGTAAAAGCTGTTATACTTGGACAGTTTACAAATTGTGAGGCTGAAGATAAAGATAAAAGCCTTTCCTTTAATCAAGTTATATTTGATTTTTTTTCAAAAATACAGCTGCCAATATATTATGACTTTTTAGTGGGACATGAAAAAAGAAAAATTACAATACCGTTAAATGTAAAGGTGAGGATAGAAAATAATAAACTATATTTTATGGAGGATGGTGTAAGCAATGAATAA
- a CDS encoding flagellar hook-basal body protein — translation MLKILWNGRSGLYSNQNKLDIISNNISNVDTNGYKKNDLAFEDIMYNKLDRLGVPITSSNRDKLTQGSGSKAETIVRDFKQGVLTETNKISDIAIDGNGFFRVKDSDGNYYYTRDGAFNIDKDGNFVHSSGYVLDIDNYDPQKLSEKINIDSEGNIYSNSDTIGKINIYDFVNRDELVSCGENLFKAQNDPEIAKGILKQGFIEKSNVDMPKELTDMLITQRAFEINSRIVKSADEMWQIANNLRSK, via the coding sequence ATGTTAAAGATACTATGGAATGGCAGATCAGGTCTTTATTCTAATCAAAATAAACTTGATATTATATCAAATAATATAAGCAATGTAGATACTAATGGATACAAAAAAAATGATCTTGCCTTTGAAGATATTATGTATAATAAATTGGACAGACTTGGTGTTCCAATAACAAGTAGTAATCGTGATAAGCTCACTCAAGGAAGTGGAAGCAAAGCTGAAACTATTGTAAGAGATTTTAAGCAGGGCGTATTAACAGAAACTAATAAAATATCAGATATCGCAATAGATGGTAATGGATTTTTTAGGGTAAAGGACTCAGATGGTAACTATTATTATACAAGAGATGGTGCTTTTAATATAGATAAAGACGGAAATTTTGTACATTCATCTGGATATGTGCTTGATATTGATAACTATGATCCACAAAAATTAAGTGAGAAAATAAACATAGATAGCGAAGGAAATATATATTCTAATAGTGATACAATTGGTAAAATTAATATATATGATTTTGTTAATAGGGATGAATTAGTGTCTTGTGGTGAAAACCTTTTTAAAGCTCAAAATGATCCTGAAATTGCAAAGGGTATTTTAAAGCAGGGATTTATAGAAAAATCGAACGTTGATATGCCAAAAGAGCTTACTGACATGCTTATTACACAAAGAGCCTTTGAAATCAATTCAAGAATTGTAAAGTCTGCTGATGAAATGTGGCAGATTGCTAATAATTTAAGAAGTAAATAG